A genome region from Arachis duranensis cultivar V14167 chromosome 8, aradu.V14167.gnm2.J7QH, whole genome shotgun sequence includes the following:
- the LOC107460732 gene encoding WAT1-related protein At4g08290 isoform X2 yields the protein MSSKNKVCVMTSKAKPYLLMIGLQFGMAGNYIFGKDILNHGMNRFVFIVYRNAMAAAALAPFAFIFERKSRPKMTLAIFLRIMVLGFLEPVFNQSFNYLGMKYTSASFTSAIMNAVPSITFLLALLTRMEHVKLKEVRSQAKVIGTLVTFGGAVLMGIYKGPGFNLFHSRTQQHHGGGGDPSSSHNHHQIAGALYIFMGCVALSSFYILQSITLKKYPAELSLATLICVAGTGQATVVALVAEHHSQAWALGWDYRLYAPLYTGLVSSAIAYYVQGMVMKMRGPVFTTAFNPLCMIIVAALGSLFLGERLYLGSIIGSIIITLGLYSVVWGKAKDHKHQEADEDTNNSLPVTTTPAANDDSSTTNKPSS from the exons ATGAGTTCAAAAAACAAGGTTTGTGTAATGACGAGTAAGGCAAAGCCATACCTATTAATGATAGGCTTGCAATTTGGTATGGCAGGAAATTACATCTTCGGCAAAGACATTCTGAATCATGGAATGAACCGTTTTGTCTTCATTGTCTATCGTAATGCCATGGCTGCTGCTGCACTTGCCCCTTTCGCCTTCATTTTTGAAAG GAAAAGCAGGCCCAAGATGACACTTGCAATCTTTCTTCGGATTATGGTCCTTGGATTTCTTGA GccagttttcaatcaaagcttCAATTACTTAGGAATGAAGTATACTTCGGCTTCATTCACTTCTGCAATTATGAATGCTGTCCCATCCATTACCTTTCTTCTTGCACTTCTTACTcg GATGGAGCATGTAAAATTAAAAGAGGTTAGAAGTCAAGCCAAAGTGATTGGAACCTTGGTAACATTTGGAGGTGCTGTGTTAATGGGAATTTACAAAGGTCCTGGATTCAACCTTTTTCATTCTAGAACACAACAACATCATGGTGGCGGTGGAGACCCTTCCTCATCACACAACCACCACCAAATCGCCGGAGCTCTTTACATTTTCATGGGTTGTGTCGCCTTATCTTCTTTCTACATATTACAG TCGATCACCCTGAAGAAGTACCCGGCGGAGCTCTCATTGGCGACCTTAATATGTGTGGCGGGAACAGGGCAAGCTACGGTGGTGGCACTTGTAGCTGAGCATCACTCTCAAGCTTGGGCTCTTGGTTGGGACTACAGGCTCTATGCTCCTCTTTATACG GGATTGGTTAGCTCAGCAATTGCATACTATGTTCAAGGAATGGTTATGAAAATGAGAGGCCCTGTATTTACAACAGCTTTCAATCCTCTTTGTATGATTATTGTTGCTGCTTTGGGTTCCCTCTTTTTAGGAGAAAGACTTTATCTTGGAAG TATTATTGGAAGCATCATCATCACATTAGGACTTTACTCAGTTGTGTGGGGAAAAGCTAAGGATCACAAACACCAAGAAGCTGATGAGGACACAAATAACTCATTGCCAGTAACAACTACTCCTGCTGCAAATGATGATTCTTCAACCACTAACAAACCATCAAGTTAG
- the LOC107460732 gene encoding WAT1-related protein At4g08290 isoform X1 yields the protein MSSKNKVCVMTSKAKPYLLMIGLQFGMAGNYIFGKDILNHGMNRFVFIVYRNAMAAAALAPFAFIFERKSRPKMTLAIFLRIMVLGFLEPVFNQSFNYLGMKYTSASFTSAIMNAVPSITFLLALLTRMEHVKLKEVRSQAKVIGTLVTFGGAVLMGIYKGPGFNLFHSRTQQHHGGGGDPSSSHNHHQIAGALYIFMGCVALSSFYILQSITLKKYPAELSLATLICVAGTGQATVVALVAEHHSQAWALGWDYRLYAPLYTGLVSSAIAYYVQGMVMKMRGPVFTTAFNPLCMIIVAALGSLFLGERLYLGSIIGSIIIAMGLYLVVWGKAKDHREETINLKSLPITVTNDSKIDIIGNEHKLDESNIK from the exons ATGAGTTCAAAAAACAAGGTTTGTGTAATGACGAGTAAGGCAAAGCCATACCTATTAATGATAGGCTTGCAATTTGGTATGGCAGGAAATTACATCTTCGGCAAAGACATTCTGAATCATGGAATGAACCGTTTTGTCTTCATTGTCTATCGTAATGCCATGGCTGCTGCTGCACTTGCCCCTTTCGCCTTCATTTTTGAAAG GAAAAGCAGGCCCAAGATGACACTTGCAATCTTTCTTCGGATTATGGTCCTTGGATTTCTTGA GccagttttcaatcaaagcttCAATTACTTAGGAATGAAGTATACTTCGGCTTCATTCACTTCTGCAATTATGAATGCTGTCCCATCCATTACCTTTCTTCTTGCACTTCTTACTcg GATGGAGCATGTAAAATTAAAAGAGGTTAGAAGTCAAGCCAAAGTGATTGGAACCTTGGTAACATTTGGAGGTGCTGTGTTAATGGGAATTTACAAAGGTCCTGGATTCAACCTTTTTCATTCTAGAACACAACAACATCATGGTGGCGGTGGAGACCCTTCCTCATCACACAACCACCACCAAATCGCCGGAGCTCTTTACATTTTCATGGGTTGTGTCGCCTTATCTTCTTTCTACATATTACAG TCGATCACCCTGAAGAAGTACCCGGCGGAGCTCTCATTGGCGACCTTAATATGTGTGGCGGGAACAGGGCAAGCTACGGTGGTGGCACTTGTAGCTGAGCATCACTCTCAAGCTTGGGCTCTTGGTTGGGACTACAGGCTCTATGCTCCTCTTTATACG GGATTGGTTAGCTCAGCAATTGCATACTATGTTCAAGGAATGGTTATGAAAATGAGAGGCCCTGTATTTACAACAGCTTTCAATCCTCTTTGTATGATTATTGTTGCTGCTTTGGGTTCCCTCTTTTTAGGAGAAAGACTTTATCTTGGAAG tATTATTGGAAGCATCATCATTGCAATGGGCCTTTACTTGGTTGTGTGGGGCAAAGCCAAGGACCATAGAGAGgaaacaataaatttaaaatcacttCCAATTACAGTAACCAATGAttcaaaaattgatattattggaAACGAGCACAAATTAGACGAGTccaacataaaataa
- the LOC107460732 gene encoding WAT1-related protein At4g08290 isoform X3: MSSKNKVCVMTSKAKPYLLMIGLQFGMAGNYIFGKDILNHGMNRFVFIVYRNAMAAAALAPFAFIFERKSRPKMTLAIFLRIMVLGFLEMEHVKLKEVRSQAKVIGTLVTFGGAVLMGIYKGPGFNLFHSRTQQHHGGGGDPSSSHNHHQIAGALYIFMGCVALSSFYILQSITLKKYPAELSLATLICVAGTGQATVVALVAEHHSQAWALGWDYRLYAPLYTGLVSSAIAYYVQGMVMKMRGPVFTTAFNPLCMIIVAALGSLFLGERLYLGSIIGSIIIAMGLYLVVWGKAKDHREETINLKSLPITVTNDSKIDIIGNEHKLDESNIK, from the exons ATGAGTTCAAAAAACAAGGTTTGTGTAATGACGAGTAAGGCAAAGCCATACCTATTAATGATAGGCTTGCAATTTGGTATGGCAGGAAATTACATCTTCGGCAAAGACATTCTGAATCATGGAATGAACCGTTTTGTCTTCATTGTCTATCGTAATGCCATGGCTGCTGCTGCACTTGCCCCTTTCGCCTTCATTTTTGAAAG GAAAAGCAGGCCCAAGATGACACTTGCAATCTTTCTTCGGATTATGGTCCTTGGATTTCTTGA GATGGAGCATGTAAAATTAAAAGAGGTTAGAAGTCAAGCCAAAGTGATTGGAACCTTGGTAACATTTGGAGGTGCTGTGTTAATGGGAATTTACAAAGGTCCTGGATTCAACCTTTTTCATTCTAGAACACAACAACATCATGGTGGCGGTGGAGACCCTTCCTCATCACACAACCACCACCAAATCGCCGGAGCTCTTTACATTTTCATGGGTTGTGTCGCCTTATCTTCTTTCTACATATTACAG TCGATCACCCTGAAGAAGTACCCGGCGGAGCTCTCATTGGCGACCTTAATATGTGTGGCGGGAACAGGGCAAGCTACGGTGGTGGCACTTGTAGCTGAGCATCACTCTCAAGCTTGGGCTCTTGGTTGGGACTACAGGCTCTATGCTCCTCTTTATACG GGATTGGTTAGCTCAGCAATTGCATACTATGTTCAAGGAATGGTTATGAAAATGAGAGGCCCTGTATTTACAACAGCTTTCAATCCTCTTTGTATGATTATTGTTGCTGCTTTGGGTTCCCTCTTTTTAGGAGAAAGACTTTATCTTGGAAG tATTATTGGAAGCATCATCATTGCAATGGGCCTTTACTTGGTTGTGTGGGGCAAAGCCAAGGACCATAGAGAGgaaacaataaatttaaaatcacttCCAATTACAGTAACCAATGAttcaaaaattgatattattggaAACGAGCACAAATTAGACGAGTccaacataaaataa
- the LOC107460732 gene encoding WAT1-related protein At4g08290 isoform X4, translated as MTLAIFLRIMVLGFLEPVFNQSFNYLGMKYTSASFTSAIMNAVPSITFLLALLTRMEHVKLKEVRSQAKVIGTLVTFGGAVLMGIYKGPGFNLFHSRTQQHHGGGGDPSSSHNHHQIAGALYIFMGCVALSSFYILQSITLKKYPAELSLATLICVAGTGQATVVALVAEHHSQAWALGWDYRLYAPLYTGLVSSAIAYYVQGMVMKMRGPVFTTAFNPLCMIIVAALGSLFLGERLYLGSIIGSIIIAMGLYLVVWGKAKDHREETINLKSLPITVTNDSKIDIIGNEHKLDESNIK; from the exons ATGACACTTGCAATCTTTCTTCGGATTATGGTCCTTGGATTTCTTGA GccagttttcaatcaaagcttCAATTACTTAGGAATGAAGTATACTTCGGCTTCATTCACTTCTGCAATTATGAATGCTGTCCCATCCATTACCTTTCTTCTTGCACTTCTTACTcg GATGGAGCATGTAAAATTAAAAGAGGTTAGAAGTCAAGCCAAAGTGATTGGAACCTTGGTAACATTTGGAGGTGCTGTGTTAATGGGAATTTACAAAGGTCCTGGATTCAACCTTTTTCATTCTAGAACACAACAACATCATGGTGGCGGTGGAGACCCTTCCTCATCACACAACCACCACCAAATCGCCGGAGCTCTTTACATTTTCATGGGTTGTGTCGCCTTATCTTCTTTCTACATATTACAG TCGATCACCCTGAAGAAGTACCCGGCGGAGCTCTCATTGGCGACCTTAATATGTGTGGCGGGAACAGGGCAAGCTACGGTGGTGGCACTTGTAGCTGAGCATCACTCTCAAGCTTGGGCTCTTGGTTGGGACTACAGGCTCTATGCTCCTCTTTATACG GGATTGGTTAGCTCAGCAATTGCATACTATGTTCAAGGAATGGTTATGAAAATGAGAGGCCCTGTATTTACAACAGCTTTCAATCCTCTTTGTATGATTATTGTTGCTGCTTTGGGTTCCCTCTTTTTAGGAGAAAGACTTTATCTTGGAAG tATTATTGGAAGCATCATCATTGCAATGGGCCTTTACTTGGTTGTGTGGGGCAAAGCCAAGGACCATAGAGAGgaaacaataaatttaaaatcacttCCAATTACAGTAACCAATGAttcaaaaattgatattattggaAACGAGCACAAATTAGACGAGTccaacataaaataa